In a genomic window of Telopea speciosissima isolate NSW1024214 ecotype Mountain lineage chromosome 5, Tspe_v1, whole genome shotgun sequence:
- the LOC122663204 gene encoding arabinogalactan protein 1-like yields the protein MGLSSFMAVVLMLSLLTGSSIAQAPGSSPRVAPVAAPTTPVPASAPASPTPAPTVSSRSPTPAPSPSMATPTPTPSPAPAPASSPKTAPAPAPVSKSPEMAPSPTTSIASPPTPPGSSSGSPTQSPAGSTTPSSGAHGSLNRVAVLGSAIIGTFAFALLI from the coding sequence ATGGGTCTCTCTAGTTTCATGGCTGTTGTTCTGATGTTGAGCTTGTTGACGGGTTCTTCTATCGCTCAGGCACCTGGATCCTCTCCCAGAGTCGCTCCAGTAGCCGCTCCGACAACCCCTGTTCCGGCTTCTGCTCCCGCTTCGCCGACTCCTGCACCAACGGTTTCATCCCGGTCACCGACACCTGCACCTTCACCTTCCATGGCTACACCGACACCCACTCCCTCTCCCGCTCCCGCTCCCGCATCATCTCCCAAAACCGCTCCCGCTCCCGCTCCCGTGTCAAAATCGCCTGAGATGGCTCCATCTCCAACTACAAGCATCGCCTCACCTCCCACTCCACCTGGCTCTTCTTCTGGTTCACCTACACAGAGTCCAGCAGGGTCGACAACTCCTTCTTCAGGCGCTCatggttcactcaacagagttGCAGTTCTGGGTTCTGCTATTATTGGCACCTTCGCTTTTGCCTTGTTGATCTAA
- the LOC122661599 gene encoding protein DETOXIFICATION 27-like, producing the protein MREEEIPLLAEGSDSVIQRIWVESKRIWQIAGPAIFSRVALYAMTLISQAFAGHLGNLDLAAISIASTVIISISFGFLLGMASALETLCGQAYGAKQYHMLGIYLQRSWIVLFLFAILLLPIFVFATPILKLTGQTIEVAEKSGKVALWLIPLHFSCVFQFTIQRFLQCQLKTSVIAWVSGLAFAVHVFVSWFFVYRLRVGIVGIAIILDCSWWLTVLGLFVYTICGECRLTWTGFSSEAFVGLWQFLKLSTASGIMLCLENVYYRMLIIVSGFLEKNDVALDALSICMTIFGCESMIPLGFLAATGVRVANDLGAGNSKGAKFASTVSVVTSLVVALFFFILILAFHNRIALFFSSNLAVIKAVNELSMLLAVTILVNCIQPVLSGVAIGSGWQTRVAYINIGCYYFIGVPLGILLGWVFNSGIMGIWIGMIGGTVVQTLILIILTMRCDWEGEAQKATSHMEKNEVFQQ; encoded by the exons ATGAGGGAAGAGGAGATCCCTCTATTAGCAGAGGGAAGCGATTCTGTGATCCAAAGGATATGGGTAGAATCGAAACGGATATGGCAGATCGCAGGTCCCGCTATTTTCAGCCGTGTAGCCTTGTACGCCATGACTCTAATAAGTCAAGCATTTGCAGGACACTTGGGGAATCTCGACCTTGCTGCAATCTCCATTGCTTCCACTGTTATCATCTCCATCAGTTTCGGATTCTTG TTGGGTATGGCAAGCGCGTTGGAGACTCTGTGTGGTCAAGCCTACGGCGCCAAACAGTACCACATGTTGGGGATTTATCTGCAACGTTCTTGGATTGTTCTGTTTCTCTTTGCGATCCTGCTCTTGCCCATATTCGTCTTCGCCACTCCCATCTTGAAGTTAACTGGGCAGACTATAGAAGTTGCAGAGAAATCAGGAAAGGTGGCTCTTTGGCTGATTCCGCTTCATTTTTCCTGTGTGTTTCAATTCACAATTCAGAGATTTCTGCAGTGCCAGCTTAAGACCTCTGTAATTGCGTGGGTCTCAGGGTTAGCTTTTGCCGTCCATGTGTTTGTTAGTTGGTTCTTCGTCTATAGGCTTAGGGTCGGCATAGTTGGAATTGCAATTATTCTTGATTGCTCATGGTGGTTAACGGTTCTGGGACTTTTTGTGTATACGATTTGTGGAGAATGTCGTCTCACATGGACCGGCTTCTCTTCCGAAGCGTTTGTTGGGCTTTGGCAATTTCTCAAACTCTCCACTGCTTCTGGGATCATGTTATG CTTGGAGAACGTTTATTATAGAATGTTGATCATAGTGAGTGGGTTTCTGGAGAAAAATGATGTAGCACTAGATGCCCTTTCTATCTG CATGACCATCTTTGGGTGTGAGTCCATGATCCCTCTTGGGTTCTTAGCTGCAACAGg TGTACGAGTAGCAAACGACCTTGGAGCAGGAAACTCTAAAGGTGCCAAGTTTGCATCAACAGTGTCGGTGGTGACTTCCCTGGTGGTGgccctcttcttttttatcttgATCTTGGCTTTCCACAACAGGATTGCACTGTTTTTTAGCTCCAATCTTGCAGTAATCAAAGCCGTCAATGAACTCTCGATGCTATTAGCAGTCACCATTCTCGTCAACTGCATTCAACCAGTTCTCTCTG GGGTTGCCATTGGATCAGGATGGCAGACTAGGGTGGCTTACATAAACATTGGATGCTACTACTTCATTGGGGTTCCTTTGGGAATTCTGCTGGGTTGGGTCTTCAACTCTGGTATTATG GGAATCTGGATTGGGATGATTGGTGGTACTGTGGTTCAAACATTGATATTGATCATCCTCACTATGAGATGCGATTGGGAAGGCGAG GCCCAGAAAGCGACCAGTCATATGGAGAAAAATGAAGTCTTTCAACAATGA